The genomic stretch TGTGTCAGTCTGTGCATGAGTGGGTCCTGCAGTGGAGTGGCACCACGTCAAAGCTGGTTCCTGTATTGCTCCACCTCATGATCCtaagaatgttttattattgaataaatctaattttcttttgtcctttttgttcCCCAGGCGTTCTGGAGTGGCCTTTTTGGACCAAGCTTGTCGTTGTAGCCATTGGATTTACAGGGGGGCTCGTCTTCATGTACGTCCAGTGCAAAGTTTACGTTCAGCTGTGGAGGCGGCTCAAGGCGTACAACCGAGTGATCTTTGTGCAAAACTGCCCAGACACGACCAAAAAGGCAGAAGAAAAGCTCCCTTCCAGCAATCAGAGCAACAGCACCAGAGACTCTGTGGCAGTCCCGATATCACAGACAGAAACGAATTGCCAGAGGCCGGGAGGCGGGGTGGTGCCTGAGGTGGCACCGGTCTGACAGGAGAATCATCTGGACGTTGGTTTTGGTTTCCTTTGTATCAGCGACCAATGATTCTTTTTGTGGAAGAGTATTTTTCACAAACACTACAGTTTGGAAGAGTGACTCTAAAACTTTGTTTCAG from Polypterus senegalus isolate Bchr_013 unplaced genomic scaffold, ASM1683550v1 scaffold_232, whole genome shotgun sequence encodes the following:
- the LOC120520618 gene encoding E3 ubiquitin-protein ligase MARCHF1-like, which translates into the protein MVQNLSEEPLWEKLQMTTSERRKIICSVTFHVIAITCVVWSLYVLIDRTAEEIKQGNDNGVLEWPFWTKLVVVAIGFTGGLVFMYVQCKVYVQLWRRLKAYNRVIFVQNCPDTTKKAEEKLPSSNQSNSTRDSVAVPISQTETNCQRPGGGVVPEVAPV